In Anaerolineales bacterium, one DNA window encodes the following:
- the coaBC gene encoding bifunctional phosphopantothenoylcysteine decarboxylase/phosphopantothenate--cysteine ligase CoaBC produces the protein MWQYNHPDMPILSDKHILLGVTGSIAAYKAADLASRLAQAGTRVDVLLTGAGEKFVTPLTFQSVTGRRAYTDQDLWGNEAHVLHVSFGKTADMLVIAPCTADTMAKLAHGIADNLLTVTALAASCPILIAPAMDGGMFEHPATQENLATLRSRGVLVAGPAAGHLASGLSGVGRMIEPAEVLGHIRAALGKNGKLAGKKIIVTAGGTQEAIDPVRVITNHSSGKQGYALAQAAMDAGAEVCLITTPTALTPPVGTRVVRVKSVQEMLDALLNESADALIMTAAAADFRPKTIAKDKLKKRDGIPRIELEAAPDILKTVSGVGSGKKRFKVMVGFAAESQALLENASEKLQSKGLDLIAANDISANDSGFAVETNRITLLFADGTKESLPLMSKAEAAEKIIEHTARLLE, from the coding sequence ATGTGGCAGTATAATCACCCCGATATGCCCATCCTTTCCGACAAACACATCCTTCTTGGCGTCACAGGGTCCATTGCCGCGTACAAGGCGGCAGACCTGGCTTCCAGGCTCGCCCAGGCGGGGACACGGGTGGATGTACTTCTGACAGGTGCGGGGGAAAAATTCGTCACACCACTCACCTTTCAATCCGTTACGGGGCGGCGTGCCTACACCGATCAAGACCTTTGGGGCAACGAAGCACATGTCCTGCATGTCAGTTTTGGCAAGACAGCAGATATGCTCGTCATCGCGCCCTGCACGGCGGATACGATGGCAAAACTCGCGCACGGCATTGCAGATAATCTATTAACCGTCACTGCACTCGCGGCGAGTTGTCCGATCCTGATCGCGCCTGCCATGGACGGCGGGATGTTCGAGCACCCCGCCACGCAGGAGAATCTCGCCACGCTTCGCTCCCGCGGCGTGCTGGTTGCTGGACCCGCGGCAGGGCACCTCGCTTCGGGGCTTTCAGGCGTGGGACGCATGATCGAACCTGCGGAAGTGCTCGGTCATATCCGGGCGGCCCTTGGGAAGAATGGAAAACTCGCAGGCAAAAAAATCATCGTCACCGCGGGTGGGACACAGGAAGCCATTGACCCGGTCCGCGTGATCACGAATCATTCCTCGGGAAAACAAGGCTACGCGCTCGCCCAGGCCGCCATGGATGCAGGCGCGGAGGTATGCCTGATCACCACGCCCACCGCGTTGACTCCGCCTGTCGGCACGCGCGTCGTCCGCGTGAAAAGCGTGCAGGAGATGTTGGATGCCCTGTTGAACGAATCCGCGGATGCGCTCATCATGACGGCGGCGGCGGCGGACTTCCGCCCGAAGACCATTGCCAAAGACAAACTAAAAAAACGGGATGGCATTCCGCGGATCGAACTTGAGGCGGCGCCGGATATTCTTAAAACAGTATCAGGTGTCGGGTCAGGCAAGAAGCGTTTCAAAGTCATGGTGGGGTTCGCGGCGGAGAGTCAAGCCCTGCTCGAAAACGCATCTGAAAAGTTACAATCCAAGGGTTTGGATCTCATCGCCGCCAACGACATCTCTGCAAACGACTCGGGCTTTGCCGTTGAAACAAACCGCATTACCCTGTTGTTTGCGGATGGGACGAAGGAAAGCCTGCCGTTGATGAGCAAGGCCGAAGCGGCTGAAAAAATCATCGAACATACAGCAAGGCTGTTGGAGTAA
- the leuS gene encoding leucine--tRNA ligase — MAAAKKKTETKTKTATKKAVKTTKAKTAPKTKTTKKSAPKAKTVKKPIEKKSRAVKSKAVKKSAPAKSKAVKKTTRKTVISKAIIPAPSGAIMPVTEKPKAVVPLEKKPSAIQPVVKAEKTSKDKSFNPQAFEKKWQTKWEADGLYRSVVDNNKPKHYALTMLPYPSGDLHIGHWYAITPSDSRARFKRMQGYNVLFPMGFDAFGLNAENAAIKDGIHPMKRTFANIERMRKQMRSMGAMFDWGREAVSADPSYYKWTEWFFIQLYKAGLAYRKMSPVDFCPNCNTTLAREQVWGENRVCERCGTPVIKKALEQWFFKATKYADELLNFDGLDWPERVKTLQTNWIGRSEGASVIFKTEAGEDIEIFTTRPDTLWGATFMVFSPEHPLVDKITTPEHKAALEEYKVLAARQSDIEREAVDREKTGVFTGGYAINPVNNERIPIWIADYVLMSYGTGAIMAVPAHDERDFAFARKYDLPIVEVIKPEGEGATHESPLQAAYIGEGVMVNSDQFNGTKVNNEKGRKNPGISAVIDWLEEKGIGKESVNYRYRDWLISRQRYWGAPIPMIHCDVHGWNPVPDDQLPVTLPEDVAWKPTGESPLKLHPTWKDTTCPVCGGLATRETDTMDTFMCSSWYHLRYLSPNYDKGPFDEAEYNYWMPVDTYTGGIEHATMHLLYTRFFHKALRDMGITEGNEPMMQLRNQGMVLAEDNSKMSKSRGNVVAPDMLVNKYGADTVRAYIMFFARWEMGAPWDSQGIEGTARWMRRVWTLFTDPTPPGSASDETRKNLRRRVHQTLRKVTGDFENFEFNTIISSLMELMNEMYKAHESGAAGTEEWKEAREIYLKMMAPVAPHIAEELWSNQLGKPYSIHQQPWPKFEESAAKEDSMEIPIQINGKVRDRIIVAADASEEEIKSSALASEVIQKYLEGKEPRKVIVAKGKLVSIVI; from the coding sequence ATGGCTGCTGCAAAAAAGAAAACCGAAACAAAAACGAAAACCGCGACCAAAAAGGCTGTGAAAACGACAAAGGCAAAGACGGCTCCGAAGACAAAGACAACGAAAAAATCCGCGCCGAAGGCGAAGACTGTCAAGAAGCCCATTGAGAAAAAGAGCAGGGCGGTCAAATCAAAGGCAGTGAAGAAGAGTGCCCCCGCCAAATCAAAGGCGGTAAAGAAGACGACGAGGAAAACCGTTATCTCGAAGGCGATCATCCCTGCGCCGAGCGGAGCCATCATGCCTGTGACCGAGAAGCCGAAAGCGGTCGTCCCGCTGGAAAAGAAGCCAAGCGCGATCCAGCCTGTGGTGAAGGCAGAAAAAACCTCAAAGGACAAATCCTTCAATCCGCAGGCCTTTGAGAAGAAATGGCAGACGAAATGGGAGGCGGATGGGCTGTACCGCTCTGTCGTGGACAACAACAAGCCCAAGCATTATGCGCTGACCATGCTGCCTTATCCCAGCGGCGACCTGCATATCGGCCACTGGTATGCAATAACGCCGTCCGATTCACGCGCGCGTTTCAAACGGATGCAGGGATACAACGTTCTATTCCCAATGGGATTCGACGCGTTCGGTTTGAATGCGGAGAATGCCGCCATCAAGGACGGCATCCACCCGATGAAGCGTACCTTCGCGAACATCGAACGGATGCGTAAACAGATGAGATCCATGGGTGCGATGTTCGATTGGGGGCGCGAAGCGGTCTCTGCCGACCCCAGTTACTACAAATGGACGGAATGGTTCTTCATCCAGTTGTACAAGGCAGGGCTGGCGTACCGCAAGATGTCGCCCGTGGATTTTTGCCCAAACTGCAATACGACTTTGGCACGCGAGCAGGTTTGGGGCGAGAACCGCGTCTGCGAACGCTGCGGCACGCCTGTCATCAAAAAGGCGCTGGAGCAATGGTTCTTCAAAGCCACGAAATATGCCGATGAACTGTTAAACTTTGATGGTTTGGACTGGCCCGAGCGTGTCAAGACCCTGCAAACGAATTGGATCGGACGAAGCGAAGGCGCGTCTGTAATTTTCAAAACTGAAGCCGGCGAAGACATCGAAATATTCACCACCCGTCCCGACACTCTGTGGGGCGCGACCTTCATGGTCTTCTCGCCTGAGCATCCGTTGGTGGATAAGATCACCACGCCGGAGCATAAAGCCGCCCTCGAAGAATACAAGGTGCTGGCCGCGCGTCAATCGGATATAGAGCGCGAAGCCGTGGACAGGGAAAAGACGGGTGTCTTTACAGGCGGCTATGCCATCAATCCCGTCAATAACGAACGTATCCCGATCTGGATCGCGGATTATGTCTTGATGAGTTATGGCACGGGCGCGATCATGGCTGTACCTGCGCACGATGAACGCGATTTCGCATTTGCCCGAAAGTATGACCTGCCCATCGTCGAGGTGATCAAGCCCGAGGGCGAAGGGGCGACTCATGAGTCGCCCTTACAAGCCGCATACATCGGCGAGGGCGTCATGGTCAACTCCGATCAATTCAACGGCACGAAAGTCAACAATGAAAAGGGTCGGAAGAATCCTGGCATCAGCGCGGTGATTGACTGGCTGGAGGAAAAGGGCATCGGCAAAGAGTCGGTGAATTATCGTTATCGTGATTGGTTGATCAGCCGCCAACGTTATTGGGGCGCGCCAATTCCGATGATCCATTGTGACGTGCATGGCTGGAACCCCGTCCCCGACGATCAACTGCCTGTGACCCTGCCCGAAGATGTGGCTTGGAAGCCGACGGGTGAAAGCCCGCTGAAATTACACCCGACGTGGAAGGATACAACCTGTCCCGTGTGCGGCGGACTCGCCACGCGCGAAACCGACACAATGGATACCTTCATGTGCTCGTCGTGGTATCACCTGCGTTACCTGTCGCCGAACTACGATAAGGGTCCGTTCGACGAAGCTGAATACAACTACTGGATGCCCGTCGATACCTACACTGGCGGCATCGAACACGCCACCATGCATCTGCTGTACACACGTTTCTTCCACAAGGCATTGCGCGACATGGGCATCACCGAGGGCAACGAGCCGATGATGCAACTGCGCAACCAGGGCATGGTGCTGGCCGAGGACAATAGCAAGATGTCCAAGAGCCGCGGCAACGTGGTCGCACCCGACATGCTGGTGAATAAGTACGGCGCGGACACGGTGCGCGCCTACATCATGTTCTTCGCGCGTTGGGAGATGGGCGCGCCGTGGGATTCTCAGGGCATCGAAGGGACAGCGCGCTGGATGCGCCGCGTGTGGACCTTGTTCACCGATCCAACTCCGCCCGGGTCTGCTTCCGACGAAACGAGGAAGAATCTACGCCGACGCGTTCACCAGACCCTGCGCAAAGTAACAGGCGACTTCGAGAACTTCGAGTTCAATACGATCATTTCGTCATTGATGGAATTGATGAACGAAATGTACAAGGCGCATGAATCAGGCGCGGCTGGCACAGAGGAATGGAAGGAAGCCCGGGAAATCTATTTGAAGATGATGGCTCCTGTCGCGCCGCACATCGCCGAAGAACTGTGGAGTAATCAGCTGGGCAAGCCATATTCGATCCATCAGCAACCGTGGCCCAAATTCGAGGAATCCGCTGCGAAGGAAGACTCCATGGAAATCCCCATCCAGATCAACGGCAAAGTGCGCGACCGCATCATCGTCGCGGCTGACGCGAGCGAAGAGGAGATCAAATCCTCTGCACTGGCTTCCGAAGTCATCCAGAAATATCTGGAGGGCAAAGAGCCGAGAAAAGTGATTGTGGCGAAGGGGAAATTGGTGAGTATTGTGATTTAG
- a CDS encoding isoprenylcysteine carboxylmethyltransferase family protein: MLNTLRHTLSVLLLPFMVVIVIPAWLFNGFAGYDTRWVGMTSMTWTGFIAGAFSVWIGLLLLLWCTSLFTIVGQGTLAPWDPTQKLVIVGPYRHVRNPMISGVAMMLIGQALFWGSWIMALWAGVFLLVNHVYFIFSEEPGLEKRFGERYLEYKASVPRWIPRLKPWRGSNKKERT, from the coding sequence ATGCTCAATACCCTGAGACACACCCTGTCTGTTCTATTACTGCCGTTCATGGTGGTGATCGTAATTCCTGCGTGGCTGTTTAATGGCTTTGCAGGGTATGATACCCGCTGGGTTGGGATGACATCCATGACCTGGACAGGTTTCATCGCGGGAGCCTTCTCCGTCTGGATCGGTCTACTGCTGCTCCTGTGGTGCACAAGTCTGTTCACTATTGTGGGACAGGGGACCCTGGCTCCCTGGGATCCGACGCAAAAACTTGTCATCGTCGGTCCGTACCGCCATGTCCGCAACCCAATGATCAGCGGGGTGGCGATGATGTTGATCGGCCAGGCGTTATTCTGGGGATCGTGGATCATGGCTCTCTGGGCGGGGGTTTTCCTGCTGGTCAACCACGTCTACTTTATATTTTCAGAGGAGCCGGGGTTGGAAAAACGATTTGGGGAAAGGTACCTCGAATACAAAGCCAGTGTTCCCAGATGGATACCACGCTTGAAGCCGTGGAGAGGATCGAACAAAAAGGAGCGGACATAA
- the folE gene encoding GTP cyclohydrolase I FolE: MRDPETNADFDVPPSFDTEIDIEAVEKAVHSMLTAFGEDPQREGLKNTPNRVARMYPELLSGYRADPIKLVNSALFTVDYDDMVIVRDIEFYSLCEHHMLPFLGRAHVAYIPRGQVIGLSKIPRIVDVYARRLQVQERMTRQIADFINNLLKPQGVAVVVEALHLCSMMRGVKKHDARMTTSTMLGSFRTKIATREEFLDNISRGAGPLKI, encoded by the coding sequence ATGCGTGATCCTGAAACAAACGCAGATTTCGATGTGCCGCCGTCCTTCGATACGGAGATAGACATCGAGGCTGTTGAAAAAGCCGTTCATTCCATGCTGACCGCGTTTGGTGAAGACCCGCAGCGGGAGGGCTTGAAAAATACGCCCAACCGTGTGGCCCGCATGTATCCTGAACTATTGAGCGGCTATCGTGCAGACCCGATAAAGCTGGTCAATAGTGCGCTTTTCACTGTTGATTATGATGACATGGTTATTGTGCGTGACATTGAATTTTACAGCCTGTGCGAGCATCACATGCTGCCTTTCCTCGGACGCGCCCATGTCGCCTACATCCCCCGCGGACAGGTGATCGGTCTTTCCAAGATTCCCCGCATCGTGGATGTGTACGCCCGCCGCCTGCAGGTGCAGGAACGCATGACCCGTCAGATCGCGGATTTCATCAACAACCTGCTAAAGCCGCAAGGCGTTGCGGTTGTGGTGGAAGCCCTGCATTTGTGCTCCATGATGCGCGGCGTGAAGAAACACGATGCGCGCATGACCACATCCACCATGCTCGGGAGTTTTCGCACCAAGATTGCCACGCGCGAGGAATTTTTGGACAATATCTCGCGTGGAGCGGGTCCGCTTAAGATATAG
- the folK gene encoding 2-amino-4-hydroxy-6-hydroxymethyldihydropteridine diphosphokinase yields MTDLHRAYLSLGSNIQAESNLPKAMHLLRQAGRVESVSSVWESESVGFDGPNFLNACVLFLTDLGPVELKEQIIRPIEAKLARIRSAEKNAPRTIDIDIELYDETPLNTDFWEYAFVIIPLAELLPDFQHPARGLSLAKVAQQFQSRVWIKKREDVAIS; encoded by the coding sequence ATGACTGACCTGCATCGCGCCTATCTCAGCCTTGGCTCCAATATTCAAGCAGAAAGCAACCTTCCGAAGGCAATGCACCTGCTGCGGCAGGCCGGCCGGGTCGAATCTGTATCCAGCGTTTGGGAATCTGAGTCGGTTGGTTTCGACGGACCGAATTTCCTGAACGCCTGTGTATTATTCCTTACTGATCTAGGGCCTGTTGAATTGAAGGAACAGATCATCCGCCCGATCGAAGCCAAGCTGGCGCGCATCCGCAGTGCGGAGAAGAACGCCCCGCGCACCATTGACATCGATATCGAACTGTATGATGAAACGCCGCTCAACACGGATTTCTGGGAGTATGCCTTCGTGATCATACCACTGGCAGAATTGTTGCCGGACTTCCAGCACCCGGCTAGAGGCCTGTCTCTTGCCAAAGTGGCGCAACAGTTTCAAAGCCGCGTGTGGATCAAGAAGCGGGAAGATGTGGCTATATCTTAA
- the folB gene encoding dihydroneopterin aldolase: protein MDKTFIKDLLVRGIIGVNDWERKKPQDILINVTVFSDTACAAESDDIKDCVDYSTLAKKIQAHAETAARLTVEALANDLIKICLEQNGVRKAIVRVEKPGAVRFARSVGVEIERKRDD from the coding sequence ATGGATAAAACCTTCATCAAAGACCTGCTCGTGCGCGGGATTATCGGCGTGAATGATTGGGAGCGCAAGAAGCCGCAGGATATTTTGATCAATGTCACCGTTTTTTCGGATACGGCCTGCGCCGCCGAAAGTGACGATATCAAAGACTGCGTGGATTACAGCACGCTGGCAAAAAAGATACAGGCACATGCAGAAACAGCCGCACGGCTGACCGTGGAGGCGCTGGCAAATGACCTGATAAAAATCTGCCTGGAACAAAACGGGGTGCGAAAAGCCATCGTGCGCGTGGAAAAACCCGGCGCGGTGCGCTTTGCCCGATCCGTCGGTGTGGAAATCGAACGCAAGCGGGATGACTGA
- a CDS encoding SDR family oxidoreductase: MINTVKIDNDTIKKMNDLNGKTILITGAARRVGRLFALACARAGADLILHYAHSEEEAKQVRDEIQSLGRKAHILASDFGTPDSVSRLISQANEFSPLYALVNSAAIFEPLSFNSTTLTDWQHHMNINLTAPFLLSREFSRHANEGRIVNILDWRALRPGADHFPYTVSKAALAAMTKSLAVALAPRITVNGLALGAILPPADTNPAGNPSAGEGIIEHVPAKRWSEAGEAGHALIFLLAGPAYITGEIIHVDGGRHLV, translated from the coding sequence ATGATAAACACGGTCAAAATTGATAATGATACAATCAAAAAGATGAACGACCTGAATGGAAAAACCATCCTCATCACCGGCGCCGCCCGCCGTGTGGGACGTCTCTTCGCGCTTGCCTGCGCCCGCGCCGGCGCCGATCTCATCCTCCATTACGCTCATTCGGAGGAAGAGGCAAAACAAGTGCGGGATGAGATCCAATCCCTTGGGCGCAAGGCCCACATCCTCGCCTCAGACTTCGGGACACCTGATTCTGTTTCGAGACTCATTTCCCAGGCGAATGAATTTTCCCCGCTCTACGCGCTGGTCAACAGTGCCGCCATCTTCGAACCGCTCTCCTTCAACAGCACAACGCTCACAGACTGGCAGCATCACATGAACATCAACCTGACCGCGCCGTTTCTATTAAGCCGGGAATTTTCCAGGCATGCGAATGAGGGCCGCATCGTGAACATATTGGATTGGCGCGCCTTGCGCCCCGGCGCGGACCACTTCCCCTACACCGTCAGCAAAGCCGCACTCGCCGCAATGACCAAATCGCTCGCGGTTGCATTAGCCCCGCGCATCACCGTCAACGGACTTGCGCTTGGTGCGATCCTCCCTCCGGCAGATACCAACCCTGCAGGCAATCCCTCAGCGGGGGAAGGGATCATCGAACATGTCCCAGCCAAACGGTGGAGCGAGGCGGGCGAGGCCGGTCATGCATTAATCTTCCTGTTGGCCGGTCCCGCCTACATCACCGGCGAGATCATCCACGTGGATGGCGGAAGGCACTTGGTTTAA
- a CDS encoding DPP IV N-terminal domain-containing protein — MTFRNLPSIQKLLIAGLGFAFLSLCALIGWAILIVAQEPVGTPTPAMALFVLETPTLQIPDSPTDSATPPPTLELIQTSEQIPAPQPIYNDAPPPAGKIAFACYVKQIDQICLLNADGSGRKQLTNLKATAFYPSVSPDGQTIYFSSRDSGTFEIYSIDINGNDLKKLTDDIGALYAPEMSPNGEWIVFTNHGKGLWLMRPDGKNPHALTTRDDIDPSWSPDGSMIAFASSRAGARQLFVMNADGTNIQQVTDLNNMGGRNTWSPDGTQLAFYRGSQGDRDIYIINIDGTGLVKLTNGGDNLAPSWSPDGEWIAFTSFRDENNEIYVMRPDGSGVTRLTNSPISDWQPRWGR; from the coding sequence ATGACATTCCGAAATCTCCCCTCCATCCAAAAACTTCTCATCGCCGGCCTGGGCTTCGCCTTTCTCAGCCTTTGCGCGCTGATCGGCTGGGCAATTCTTATCGTGGCACAGGAACCTGTGGGAACGCCGACCCCTGCGATGGCCTTATTTGTTTTGGAGACTCCCACGCTTCAAATCCCTGATTCCCCAACCGACTCTGCGACGCCTCCCCCCACACTTGAACTGATTCAAACCTCCGAACAGATCCCCGCACCCCAGCCGATTTACAACGACGCCCCGCCTCCGGCCGGAAAGATCGCCTTCGCCTGTTATGTCAAACAGATCGACCAGATCTGCCTGCTCAACGCGGATGGCAGCGGCCGCAAACAACTCACCAATCTCAAAGCCACCGCTTTCTATCCGTCTGTATCCCCTGATGGGCAGACTATCTACTTCTCCTCACGCGATAGCGGGACATTTGAGATCTATTCGATTGACATCAACGGGAATGATCTAAAAAAACTGACGGACGATATCGGCGCACTGTATGCGCCTGAAATGTCCCCGAATGGCGAATGGATCGTCTTTACCAACCACGGCAAGGGACTGTGGCTGATGAGACCGGACGGCAAAAACCCGCATGCGTTGACCACAAGGGATGATATCGACCCGTCCTGGTCGCCCGACGGTTCGATGATCGCCTTTGCCTCCTCACGAGCCGGCGCGCGCCAGTTATTTGTCATGAACGCGGACGGGACGAACATTCAGCAGGTGACCGACCTCAATAACATGGGCGGACGCAACACCTGGTCCCCCGATGGCACCCAGCTTGCCTTCTACCGCGGATCGCAGGGCGACCGGGACATCTACATCATCAACATTGACGGCACAGGCCTGGTCAAGCTGACGAATGGCGGCGATAATCTCGCCCCCTCCTGGTCGCCCGATGGGGAGTGGATCGCCTTCACATCCTTTCGTGACGAGAACAACGAGATCTACGTCATGCGCCCCGACGGCTCGGGCGTTACCCGCCTGACCAACAGTCCCATCTCCGATTGGCAGCCGAGGTGGGGGCGGTAA